Proteins from a genomic interval of Rhodothermales bacterium:
- a CDS encoding DUF6265 family protein: MSKLSYFLFGAILLATPASAQPAATLADLAFIAGHWQGEPEGAFIEEIWSAPNGNTMMGSFRYMQEGEAVFFEMMTIDTIDPIPTLRIKHFSAGLIAWEEKAEVHLFPLIRVDGHEAVFEQADGQKRLIYRQTGEEMVVILEEMKAGAWTAEHFPFRRAVP; the protein is encoded by the coding sequence ATGTCGAAACTCAGTTATTTCCTGTTCGGCGCGATACTCCTCGCCACCCCCGCCTCCGCCCAGCCGGCCGCGACCCTCGCGGACCTCGCCTTCATCGCCGGCCACTGGCAGGGCGAACCCGAGGGGGCCTTCATCGAGGAGATCTGGTCCGCGCCCAACGGCAATACGATGATGGGCTCCTTCCGGTACATGCAGGAAGGAGAAGCGGTGTTTTTTGAGATGATGACGATCGATACCATCGACCCGATACCCACCCTCCGCATCAAACACTTCAGCGCTGGCTTGATCGCCTGGGAGGAGAAGGCGGAGGTCCATCTTTTCCCGCTCATCCGTGTCGACGGCCACGAGGCGGTATTCGAGCAGGCCGACGGCCAGAAGCGGCTGATTTATCGCCAGACGGGGGAAGAGATGGTGGTGATCCTGGAGGAGATGAAGGCCGGCGCGTGGACGGCCGAACATTTTCCCTTCCGGCGGGCCGTTCCTTAA